From a region of the Gossypium raimondii isolate GPD5lz chromosome 10, ASM2569854v1, whole genome shotgun sequence genome:
- the LOC105775163 gene encoding uncharacterized protein LOC105775163 yields the protein MELSEDKIHGVDLIKESEQKVQMIRDSMKATSDRQKSYADMKQKDIEYQIGDKVFLKVSSWKKILRFGCTGKLSPRFIEPYEIIERIKPDAYRLLLPPELEKIHNVFHVSMLRRYKSDPSHVISPSEIEIQSDMTYEEPIRVLDREIKELRNKKISLAKVQWHRHGVEEATWELKGAMRQQYPNLFNGKIFKDKNS from the coding sequence ATGGAGCTCAGTGAGgataagatacacggggtcgATTTGATCAAAGAAAGTGAACAGAAAGTACAAATGATTCGTGATAGTATGAAAGCAACATCGGATCGTCAGAAATCGTATGCAGACATGAAACAGAAAGATATTGAGTATCAGATCGgggataaagtgtttttaaaagtatcgtcgtggaagaaaatactccgATTCGGTTGTAcaggcaaattgagtccgagatttATCGAACCGTATGAGATCATTGAACGTATCAAGCCAGATGCTTACAGATTGTTGTTACCacctgagttagaaaagattcataacgtATTTCACGTATCAATGCTTCGACGATACAAATCTGATCCCTCGCATGTGATTTCCCCATCTGAGATTGAGATTCAGTCTGATATGACATACGAAGAACCAATTCGAGTTTTAGATCGCGAGATTAAAGAActgagaaataagaaaatttcgtTAGCAAAAGTACAGTGGCATCGACACGGTGTTGAAGAGGCTACATGGGAACTCAAAGGTGCTATGAGACAGCAATATCCGAATCTATTCAATGGTAAAATTTTCAAGGATAAAAATtcctaa